Within Azoarcus sp. DD4, the genomic segment GATCGCGATGATGCTGTGGGTGGTGATTTCCGACCGCCGGCCGGTGGCGCGGCAAATGCCCCCCAGGAAGCGGAAGGCGCGATCGCCGATGCTCCAGGCGACCTGATCGCGCGCGTGATAATGACATGCGGCCTGCCAGCTGATCCAGCGGTGGGGGGTGCCATGGACGTCGAGCGACAGGATCCACGGATGTTGTCCGTCCTCCCGCAACAGGACATCGTCGGGGCCGATCAACAACGCGCCGGGTTCGCTCAGCACATGTCCTCCCTCACCGAAGCGGCGCAGCGGGCACTGCGCCTGGCGGAATCAGAACAGCTTTTTGGCCCGCGATGCAAGCCGGGCGTCTCCAAACACCTGTTTAGAGTACGTTTCCGGCGGTGTGGTTCAGCCGTGCGGCGGCTGGCCGGGCAGGACGTAGCCCGGCGGTGGCGTGTCTATGCTGGCAGTATGAAAGGCCCAGTTGCCGCTGCGGCGGTCGGCAAAGTAGTGCCGCAGTGTCAGCGCGATGGTGCGGAAGGCGATCTGTTCCCACGGGATGTCGGCCTCGTCGAACAGGGCGACCTCCAGCGATTCCTCTCCGGGCCGGAAATCGAGATCGAGCAGGCGGGCGCGGTAGATGATGTGCACCTGGCTGATGTAGGGCACGTCGATCAGCGTGTACATCGGGCCCACGTCGATGCGCGCGCAGGCTTCCTCCAGGGTTTCGCGGGCGGCGCCTTCGGCGGTGGTCTCCTCGTTCTCCATGAAGCCGGCCGGCAGGGTCCACATGCCGTGGCGCGGTTCGATGGCGCGGCGACAGAGCAGCACCCTCCCTTCCCATTCGGGCAGTGCGCCGACCACGATCTTGGGATTCTGATAATGCACTGCACCGCAGTTGGGGCAGACATGGCGGGGTAGCGTGTCCCCCTTGGGGACGCGGAATTCGACGGTCGAGCCGCAGCTTGAGCAGTACTTCATGGCAGAAATGTAAGGTCGTCGGGCAGCATCGGATGCCCGATTCTAGCCCGGCTGGAATGCCATGGCGCACCGATGTGCCGGCGTGGCTGGCAGCGCGATCGAAGCCACGGTAAAGTGCGACGGGCGCGACCGATGTGGATTGCCGGCCGGATCACGCGCTTCGTCATTGCGACATATACCAGGACACCATGCCTCCCCCGATCGACATGCATCGCTTCGAGCAGCTCAAGGCTTCCGGCGAGCTGCCTTCGCCGCGCGGCGTCGCACTCGCCATCATCCGGCTCACGCAGGAAGAGGAAGTGTCGATTCCGGAGCTGGCGCGTGTCATCAAGAGCGATCCCGCCTTCGTCGGGCGTCTGATCAAGGCGGCCAACGGACTGGTGCCCTTCAACCGCCGTGCGGTGGTGTCGGTCCAGGAGGCGCTGATGGTGCTCGGACTGCCGGCGGTACGCACGATGGCGCTCGGTTTTTCCCTGCTGTCCAACTACCGTAAGGGTTCCTGTGCCGGTTTCGATTATGGCCGCTTCTGGTCGTCGTCGCTGCTGATGGCCCTGGCCATGCAGGTGCTGGTTCAGCGCGTGCGGGTGGTGGCGGCAGACGAAGCCTTCAGCGTCGGATTGCTGGCAAGGGTGGGGGAGCTGGCGCTGGCGACGCTCTACCCGGCGGACTACGGCCGCATCCTGCTCGAAGCGCGGCGTTTTCCGGAGCTGCGCCTGTTCGACCTCGAACAGCAGGCATTTGCCATGACGCACCGCGAACTCAGCGCCGCCATGTTGATGGACTGGGGGCTGCCGCAGGT encodes:
- a CDS encoding NUDIX hydrolase — translated: MKYCSSCGSTVEFRVPKGDTLPRHVCPNCGAVHYQNPKIVVGALPEWEGRVLLCRRAIEPRHGMWTLPAGFMENEETTAEGAARETLEEACARIDVGPMYTLIDVPYISQVHIIYRARLLDLDFRPGEESLEVALFDEADIPWEQIAFRTIALTLRHYFADRRSGNWAFHTASIDTPPPGYVLPGQPPHG